A single Paenibacillus sp. FSL R5-0517 DNA region contains:
- a CDS encoding DUF4003 family protein: MQQPHAERVELFVSNTQIIKKSFKWQHGMIHRLAALLYAAENKVADAEAIRQSQELIKQNTKLFSAFRGNSAISIATMLSLTTDENTKLADTLHVYDLMKEIKFRNSDYLVIAAYQIATQVSPDQFQPTVERAKSFYDGMKAEHHFLTGQDDYIFAAMLALSDLDVHTGVARMEQLYGELKPEFSSRNSVQALTQVLVLGEDTPDAGTRVIALNEAFRQRNLRMDKTYTLPSLGLLSLLPSDRDALVDEVAETNDWLRTQKGFGAWSIDKQELLLFSSALIAIQYVENLRNGMLTTAISTSITNIIIAQQAAMAAAAAASAAAASSSSSN; encoded by the coding sequence ATGCAACAACCTCATGCAGAACGAGTTGAATTATTCGTTTCCAACACTCAGATCATCAAGAAGTCGTTCAAATGGCAACATGGGATGATTCACCGTCTGGCCGCCCTGCTCTATGCAGCGGAGAATAAAGTTGCTGATGCAGAAGCTATTCGCCAAAGCCAAGAGTTGATTAAACAAAACACAAAACTCTTCTCTGCCTTCAGAGGTAATTCTGCCATCAGCATTGCTACCATGCTCTCCCTTACAACGGATGAGAACACAAAGCTGGCAGATACCCTTCATGTCTATGATCTGATGAAAGAGATCAAATTCCGCAACTCGGATTATCTCGTTATTGCCGCCTATCAGATTGCAACTCAGGTGTCACCCGATCAGTTTCAACCTACGGTGGAGCGAGCAAAATCATTTTATGACGGCATGAAAGCAGAGCATCACTTCCTTACTGGGCAGGATGACTACATTTTCGCTGCCATGTTAGCCCTTTCCGATCTCGACGTGCATACTGGTGTGGCACGAATGGAACAACTCTACGGGGAATTGAAACCAGAGTTCTCTTCCAGAAACAGTGTGCAGGCGTTAACACAGGTACTCGTTCTTGGAGAGGATACCCCGGATGCAGGGACTCGTGTGATTGCCTTAAATGAAGCTTTTCGTCAAAGGAATCTCCGAATGGATAAAACGTACACATTACCTTCTCTCGGGTTACTTTCTCTACTGCCCTCGGACAGAGACGCATTAGTGGATGAAGTCGCGGAGACAAATGACTGGTTACGGACTCAAAAAGGTTTCGGTGCATGGTCGATCGATAAACAGGAGCTGCTTCTGTTCTCATCCGCGTTGATAGCCATTCAATATGTGGAGAATCTGCGAAACGGTATGCTAACGACAGCGATCTCAACCAGCATCACGAATATTATCATCGCTCAACAAGCAGCCATGGCCGCAGCTGCCGCAGCATCGGCTGCTGCCGCTTCTTCATCATCTTCCAACTAA
- a CDS encoding DUF6713 family protein, giving the protein MPDFLLVLFLFNLSLFLLHEMDAIRRSEWKLFIVLKDMKDDKAYRYFTWIHLPMYTIILSLLFSSYQTITFWVLDIFFIIHTVLHFFFEKHPHNEFKNGFSRTFIYPMGIIALIHLIFLII; this is encoded by the coding sequence ATGCCTGACTTCTTACTGGTCTTATTTTTGTTTAACCTTTCTCTATTCCTGCTTCATGAAATGGATGCGATCAGGCGGTCCGAGTGGAAATTGTTTATTGTATTAAAAGATATGAAAGATGATAAAGCCTACAGGTATTTCACCTGGATTCACTTGCCAATGTACACTATCATCCTCTCTCTGCTCTTTAGCTCCTATCAAACGATTACATTCTGGGTGCTGGATATCTTTTTCATCATACATACCGTGTTGCACTTCTTTTTCGAGAAGCACCCGCACAATGAATTTAAAAATGGATTCTCCAGAACATTCATATATCCAATGGGAATAATTGCTTTAATTCATTTAATATTCCTAATCATCTGA
- a CDS encoding amino acid permease has protein sequence MESKQLSRGLKPRHVELIALGGTIGVGLFMGSASTIKWAGPSVLLAYLLAGIIIFFVMRIMGEMLIQEPVTGSFATFAHKYISPLAGFLTAWSYWFLWVTVGMAEVTAIGIYVGYWFPDIPQWLPALAGVLIIAAANLAAVKFYGEFEFWFAMIKVTAIVAMIVIGTGLIFFGWGNGGQPIGLSNLFSHGGFFPGGIKGFLFALCIVTAAYQGVEMVGITAGEAENPKHTLRKAIKNIVWRILIFYVGAIFVIVTLYPWNEVGETGSPFVLTFAKVGIVAAAGIINFVVLTAAMSGCNSGIYSAGRMLYTLAENGQAPAFFKKLSKGGVPRNSIVITISLLLIGVVLNYLMPDSKLFLYIYSASVLPGMVPWFALAFSQFRFRKRWGNEMADHNFKSKWFPISNYIIIVYLILVIIGMAFNPDTRLPLIVGATFMAIVVAGYFAFGIGKRQRIDGGKGR, from the coding sequence TTGGAATCAAAGCAACTATCTAGAGGGCTAAAGCCCCGCCATGTTGAGCTGATTGCACTCGGAGGTACAATCGGCGTAGGCTTGTTCATGGGATCGGCGAGTACGATCAAATGGGCAGGTCCATCCGTGCTGCTGGCCTATTTGCTGGCCGGTATCATTATCTTTTTTGTCATGCGTATTATGGGGGAAATGCTGATTCAGGAGCCAGTCACGGGTTCGTTTGCGACATTTGCTCACAAATATATTAGTCCGCTTGCCGGATTCCTCACCGCCTGGAGTTATTGGTTCCTGTGGGTTACAGTTGGAATGGCGGAAGTTACGGCAATTGGCATCTATGTCGGGTATTGGTTCCCGGATATTCCACAGTGGCTGCCGGCACTTGCCGGGGTGCTCATCATTGCGGCGGCGAATCTGGCGGCTGTGAAGTTCTATGGGGAATTTGAATTCTGGTTTGCGATGATCAAAGTAACGGCTATTGTAGCCATGATCGTGATCGGAACGGGGCTGATCTTCTTCGGATGGGGGAATGGGGGGCAGCCAATCGGGCTGTCGAATCTGTTCAGCCATGGTGGCTTCTTCCCTGGAGGCATCAAAGGTTTCCTCTTCGCGCTGTGTATCGTCACGGCTGCTTATCAGGGGGTGGAGATGGTCGGTATTACAGCAGGCGAAGCGGAGAATCCGAAACACACCTTGCGTAAAGCGATCAAAAATATCGTGTGGCGTATTCTTATTTTCTACGTCGGTGCCATATTTGTCATCGTGACCTTGTACCCGTGGAACGAGGTAGGGGAGACAGGCAGTCCGTTTGTGCTCACCTTTGCCAAGGTCGGCATTGTTGCTGCAGCGGGAATTATCAATTTTGTGGTGCTCACGGCGGCCATGTCGGGATGCAACAGCGGAATCTACAGTGCGGGACGGATGCTGTACACGTTGGCTGAGAATGGGCAGGCACCTGCCTTTTTCAAAAAACTGTCCAAAGGTGGGGTTCCCCGCAACAGTATCGTCATTACGATCTCCTTGTTGTTAATCGGAGTTGTACTGAACTATCTGATGCCAGACTCCAAGCTATTCCTGTACATCTATAGCGCAAGTGTTCTTCCAGGCATGGTTCCATGGTTCGCGCTGGCGTTCAGTCAGTTCCGATTCAGAAAGCGCTGGGGCAACGAGATGGCGGATCATAACTTTAAGTCCAAATGGTTCCCGATCAGCAATTACATTATCATCGTGTATCTGATCCTCGTTATCATCGGTATGGCGTTTAACCCGGATACGCGCTTGCCTCTGATAGTTGGAGCTACGTTCATGGCTATCGTGGTGGCTGGATATTTCGCATTTGGCATCGGAAAAAGACAACGCATAGATGGCGGCAAAGGTCGCTAA
- a CDS encoding SDR family oxidoreductase: MANQDQHTMQDPTTQYPKATPEWKQQQDEPGLQREMTPVPDAGEKSYKGSGRLTGRKAVVTGADSGIGRAAAIAFAREGADVVLAYLPEEEADAQEVVKLIEEAGRKAITMPGDLKDEKYCEELIESAVKELGGIDILANVAGKQQFVEQIADLTTEQFDATFKTNVYSMFWLCKAAVKHMKPGSSIINTSSIQAYKPSPILLDYATTKAAINTFSKALAQQVGSKGIRVNVVAPGPVWTPLQVVGGQPVEKLAEFGSNTPLGRAGQPAEMAPAFVFLASQESSYVSGETLNANGGTVSP, encoded by the coding sequence ATGGCTAATCAAGACCAGCACACCATGCAAGATCCAACGACACAATATCCGAAGGCTACACCGGAGTGGAAACAGCAACAGGATGAGCCGGGACTTCAGCGTGAGATGACTCCTGTTCCTGATGCGGGTGAGAAAAGTTATAAAGGTAGCGGACGTTTAACAGGCCGCAAAGCGGTTGTGACCGGAGCAGACAGCGGGATTGGCCGCGCGGCAGCGATTGCGTTTGCCCGTGAAGGTGCAGATGTTGTCCTGGCATATCTACCGGAAGAGGAAGCAGATGCACAGGAAGTCGTGAAGCTGATTGAGGAGGCTGGCCGCAAAGCAATTACGATGCCAGGTGATCTGAAGGATGAGAAATACTGTGAGGAACTCATTGAATCTGCGGTCAAAGAGCTTGGCGGGATTGATATCCTAGCTAACGTGGCAGGTAAACAGCAGTTTGTAGAGCAAATCGCGGATCTGACCACCGAGCAGTTTGATGCAACGTTCAAAACAAATGTCTATTCCATGTTCTGGCTCTGTAAAGCAGCTGTGAAACACATGAAGCCGGGCAGCTCGATTATCAACACATCGTCGATTCAGGCGTACAAGCCTTCGCCAATCCTGCTGGATTATGCGACAACGAAGGCAGCTATTAACACGTTTAGCAAAGCATTGGCCCAACAGGTGGGCAGCAAAGGAATTCGTGTCAATGTTGTTGCACCAGGTCCGGTATGGACACCGCTGCAAGTTGTAGGTGGACAACCCGTCGAGAAGCTGGCCGAGTTTGGTTCCAATACACCGCTTGGTCGTGCAGGACAACCTGCCGAGATGGCTCCGGCATTTGTGTTCCTGGCAAGCCAGGAATCCAGCTATGTGAGCGGCGAAACATTGAATGCAAATGGTGGTACGGTTAGTCCGTAA
- a CDS encoding transglutaminase domain-containing protein — protein MKRLFFIMFALTLLLAGCQSNEQESSPSENNPTEVVEGSTILSLKQKYGSESEQAIMPMYNVAQDEEFTFKFKADLRKSNLRASDIISVHTDIKALKASDVYAIPETNDNSVSIKPLGWGVLSSDSMMNKDQSSWGGAPIYYIRLNYDPDAEKLTLLDQPIIIPFTVKSELPVPNLRYEIDKDRRFKLVWDKVEGATEYKIYKRSDLTNFETNVPLTGAEDAFSNSLPLDIAVTTETSFNDFLRDGKGGLGTYNEMITTTQNHGIRGEYYVTAIGGGKESNFSRGVPTAPLASQLPTSLKEQLYREKLKNIDILPQKATVEYNDGSLARETIVYDTKSVEISEFNETNIPFHIKGTALKSYVRVENVTEADLERLAQQTVAESSNGLVEPKNDTPYVPAPDVPTIINNHDAPESATDTEEAPVAETPTTESTTDTETSEDATDPLSTEASDDTSDTSSDMASEEVSNEATAPAPEAEEDNLVDEQKSNTQQNVEQGNQETVPQPATGDAMINADSALEEVLAKNMIAAQDKISLKAFPEAQNFTTLSDVVLKVMYQNPLILGVEGFEYNYGTLTLSIHYNESASGIQKKQNEIIAKANEVVASIIKDGMNEDEKRKAIYDYLNDNAKYDDAALENAEQNNFKNVDPQFNDSFTTYGILVKGVGVCASYASVYKLLSDLSGLESIVVTGASSGVPHAWNKVKIGNEWFHVDATNNLTNSGIPYFLYNANDETAASQKTIADKDYWLDSELAMFDGESDANDYYVQNDLEVASINEYKTKAESELKKGENRVILRFASPVDSDELMTAAGEALAAVDEALLNTAQLATLGSYAILDPKPEQK, from the coding sequence ATGAAACGTCTATTTTTCATTATGTTTGCGCTCACCCTGTTACTGGCTGGATGCCAGAGTAATGAACAGGAAAGCAGTCCGTCCGAGAATAATCCTACAGAAGTCGTAGAAGGTTCTACCATTTTAAGTTTGAAGCAGAAATACGGCTCTGAATCGGAACAAGCGATCATGCCGATGTACAACGTAGCTCAGGATGAAGAATTTACGTTCAAGTTTAAAGCAGATTTACGTAAAAGTAACCTGCGAGCTAGTGACATTATTAGTGTACATACCGATATTAAAGCACTCAAAGCGAGCGATGTATATGCCATTCCAGAGACAAACGACAATAGTGTTTCCATTAAACCTCTTGGATGGGGCGTATTAAGTTCAGATTCCATGATGAACAAGGATCAAAGTTCTTGGGGCGGTGCCCCCATTTATTACATTCGTCTGAATTATGATCCGGATGCTGAGAAGCTAACACTGCTCGATCAGCCCATCATTATTCCGTTTACAGTGAAATCGGAGTTACCTGTGCCCAATCTAAGATATGAGATTGATAAAGACAGACGGTTCAAGCTGGTCTGGGACAAAGTTGAAGGTGCCACTGAATATAAAATTTATAAACGTTCTGACCTAACCAACTTCGAAACCAATGTACCTCTAACTGGCGCAGAGGACGCTTTCAGTAATAGTCTGCCTTTAGATATTGCGGTAACGACAGAGACGTCTTTCAATGATTTTTTGAGAGACGGAAAAGGCGGGCTAGGCACTTATAATGAAATGATAACTACCACTCAGAACCATGGTATACGAGGAGAATATTATGTCACTGCAATCGGCGGAGGCAAAGAATCCAATTTTAGCAGAGGTGTCCCTACAGCTCCGCTTGCTTCCCAGTTACCAACATCTCTGAAAGAACAATTGTATAGGGAGAAATTAAAGAATATAGATATACTTCCTCAGAAAGCAACAGTTGAGTACAATGACGGCTCTCTAGCTCGTGAAACCATTGTCTATGATACCAAAAGCGTAGAAATTTCAGAGTTCAATGAGACGAATATTCCTTTTCACATTAAAGGAACAGCTCTGAAAAGTTATGTACGTGTAGAAAATGTGACCGAAGCAGACCTGGAAAGACTTGCTCAGCAAACCGTAGCCGAGTCCAGCAACGGACTGGTGGAACCGAAGAATGACACACCTTACGTTCCTGCCCCTGATGTGCCAACGATCATCAACAATCATGATGCACCTGAGTCTGCAACAGACACAGAAGAAGCACCGGTAGCGGAAACTCCAACTACAGAGTCCACAACCGATACTGAGACTTCAGAAGATGCAACTGATCCTCTATCTACTGAGGCTTCCGATGATACTTCTGATACTTCTTCAGATATGGCTTCTGAAGAAGTATCCAATGAAGCCACTGCTCCAGCTCCTGAAGCTGAAGAAGACAATCTGGTAGATGAACAGAAGTCCAATACACAGCAAAATGTAGAACAAGGTAATCAGGAAACTGTGCCTCAGCCTGCTACAGGTGATGCAATGATCAATGCAGATTCCGCATTGGAAGAAGTTTTGGCCAAAAACATGATTGCGGCACAAGATAAAATTTCGTTAAAGGCTTTTCCCGAGGCTCAAAATTTCACGACACTCTCGGATGTGGTTCTGAAAGTGATGTACCAGAATCCATTGATTCTTGGTGTGGAAGGTTTCGAATATAACTACGGTACGCTTACCCTTTCGATTCATTACAATGAGTCTGCAAGTGGTATTCAGAAGAAGCAAAATGAGATTATTGCCAAAGCAAACGAAGTCGTGGCTTCCATCATCAAGGATGGCATGAACGAAGACGAGAAACGTAAAGCCATCTACGATTATCTGAACGATAACGCGAAGTATGACGATGCAGCGCTGGAGAATGCAGAGCAGAACAATTTCAAAAATGTCGACCCACAGTTCAATGACTCGTTTACCACTTACGGTATTCTGGTCAAAGGTGTTGGGGTATGCGCCAGCTATGCCTCCGTCTACAAATTGCTTTCCGATCTCTCGGGACTGGAAAGCATCGTCGTAACAGGAGCTTCCAGCGGCGTTCCACATGCTTGGAACAAGGTCAAAATCGGAAATGAATGGTTCCATGTCGATGCCACCAACAATCTGACCAACTCCGGCATCCCTTACTTCCTGTACAATGCCAACGATGAGACTGCTGCCAGTCAGAAAACGATAGCAGATAAGGATTACTGGCTTGATTCCGAACTCGCGATGTTCGATGGCGAGAGCGATGCCAATGATTATTATGTGCAGAATGATCTCGAAGTCGCTTCCATTAATGAGTACAAAACCAAGGCTGAGAGTGAACTCAAAAAAGGAGAGAACCGGGTCATTCTCCGTTTTGCCTCACCTGTTGATTCTGATGAGCTCATGACAGCTGCCGGCGAAGCTCTTGCTGCTGTGGATGAAGCCCTACTGAACACGGCGCAATTGGCAACGCTCGGAAGTTATGCCATTCTGGACCCGAAACCAGAACAGAAGTAA
- a CDS encoding ester cyclase, producing the protein MTAEQIVRSFFEEVRSGRNPDYASSVMAEQVLAHQVISEEEVTVTRTPSDYADHVREMIEAYGDFSLEIQELLTQGDKVYVRWKQTGTHVGDVDGYTPTNLPVIEIASAVYRVANERIAEYWIQIDRLGIEKQLERNRS; encoded by the coding sequence ATGACAGCAGAACAGATTGTCAGATCCTTTTTTGAAGAGGTCCGATCAGGCCGGAATCCGGATTATGCAAGCAGTGTAATGGCGGAACAGGTACTGGCCCATCAAGTGATATCCGAAGAAGAGGTCACGGTGACCCGAACGCCTTCCGATTATGCGGATCATGTGCGAGAGATGATCGAAGCTTACGGGGATTTCTCACTTGAGATCCAGGAGTTGCTGACACAAGGGGATAAAGTCTATGTGCGCTGGAAACAAACCGGTACCCATGTAGGAGACGTGGACGGATATACACCAACGAATTTGCCAGTGATCGAAATTGCGAGCGCGGTATACCGGGTGGCAAACGAACGCATTGCAGAATATTGGATTCAGATCGACAGATTGGGTATCGAGAAACAATTGGAACGGAATCGGAGCTGA
- a CDS encoding amylo-alpha-1,6-glucosidase, with the protein MIKATEDNQYVELTSPTSLPKASGFLWNEKMMIHVNCRGYAVAQFMQPEPAKYSYAPNLEAKTFMQPEQPYYAHHPGRFVYIKDEVSGEIFSAPYEPVRKQADSYTFAVGKHDIHWKVIQDDICIEMSLRLPREDVMELWRVKVTNLSSRKRKLSIYPYYTVGYMSWMNQSGSYVEELQGIVCSAVTPYQKYQDYSKIKTYSDKTYLLADHQPTAWEVNQESFEGEGGLHHPSGLQSETLAGGDARYETPVAVLQYRVDLEAGAEQAYRFIFGPAHDEAEIEGIRQHYFVKQNVEGQDGFTAAEQEYANYIAEGKGNIQIQTSDGWLDNVVNHWLPRQMYYHGKTNRLSTDPQTRNYLQDNMGMSYIQPQVARAAFLTALSQQHISGAMPDGIILHPDAELKYINQIPHTDHCIWLPVCMKTYLDETNDYSILEEQVAFTDSQQKLSVLEHMNLAMRWLIHERDERGLNYINQGDWCDPMNMVGYKGKGVSGWLTIATAYAFNVWAEIAEQAGHAEVAAEFRQDANQTNATANEYLWDGDWYARGITDDNVVFGVSKDVEGRIYINPQSWALMSGAADQEKQEKLIRAVEEQLETPYGVEKLAPSFTAMREDVGRVTQKHPGSAENGAVYNHAAAFYIYALYLVGEKEKAYRLLRKMIPGPDAEDILQRGQLPVFIPNYYRGAYRQFPRTAGRSSHLFNTGTVPWVYRCLIDGLFGLQGHAQGLQVRPQLPEDWNEASVTRLFRGAKLNVNMKKDATVQTIEVYVDGERIEGDIIKNIQAGVNYEVLVKLPL; encoded by the coding sequence ATGATTAAAGCAACGGAAGATAATCAATATGTCGAACTGACAAGCCCGACAAGTTTACCGAAGGCATCCGGATTTCTTTGGAATGAAAAGATGATGATTCATGTGAATTGCCGGGGGTACGCTGTCGCCCAATTTATGCAGCCCGAACCTGCCAAATATTCGTACGCGCCCAACCTGGAAGCGAAGACATTTATGCAACCGGAGCAGCCATACTATGCCCACCATCCGGGTCGGTTTGTTTACATTAAAGATGAAGTAAGTGGCGAAATCTTCTCGGCCCCGTATGAACCGGTTCGCAAGCAGGCGGATAGCTATACGTTCGCTGTAGGCAAACATGATATTCATTGGAAAGTGATTCAGGACGACATTTGCATCGAGATGTCCCTGCGTCTGCCGAGGGAAGATGTCATGGAGCTGTGGCGTGTAAAGGTAACCAATCTGTCTTCGAGAAAACGCAAGCTGAGTATCTACCCGTATTATACGGTCGGTTATATGTCATGGATGAACCAGTCCGGTTCCTATGTGGAAGAGTTACAGGGCATTGTCTGCTCGGCGGTTACGCCGTACCAGAAATATCAGGATTATAGCAAAATCAAAACCTACAGTGACAAAACCTATCTGCTTGCAGATCACCAACCGACCGCCTGGGAAGTGAATCAAGAGAGCTTTGAAGGTGAAGGGGGACTTCATCATCCTTCTGGACTTCAGTCGGAGACACTCGCTGGTGGAGATGCGCGATATGAGACACCTGTGGCCGTATTGCAATACAGAGTAGATCTGGAAGCTGGTGCTGAGCAGGCCTACCGATTTATCTTTGGCCCGGCTCATGATGAGGCAGAGATTGAGGGCATCCGTCAGCATTATTTTGTGAAGCAGAATGTGGAAGGACAGGATGGTTTTACGGCTGCCGAGCAGGAGTATGCGAATTATATTGCGGAAGGGAAGGGAAACATTCAGATCCAGACATCGGATGGCTGGCTGGATAATGTCGTGAATCACTGGCTGCCTCGTCAGATGTATTATCACGGGAAAACAAATCGTCTCTCGACCGATCCACAGACCCGGAATTATCTGCAGGATAATATGGGGATGAGTTACATTCAGCCGCAGGTTGCAAGGGCGGCATTCCTGACTGCATTGTCACAACAGCATATTAGCGGCGCCATGCCGGACGGCATTATTTTGCACCCGGACGCAGAATTGAAATATATTAACCAGATTCCTCATACCGATCACTGTATCTGGCTTCCGGTCTGTATGAAGACTTATCTGGATGAAACCAATGACTATAGCATTCTGGAGGAACAGGTTGCTTTTACAGACAGTCAGCAGAAGCTTTCTGTACTGGAACATATGAATCTTGCGATGCGCTGGTTGATCCATGAGCGGGATGAGCGTGGGTTGAACTATATCAATCAGGGTGACTGGTGTGATCCGATGAACATGGTGGGATACAAAGGCAAAGGCGTATCCGGCTGGCTGACCATTGCAACGGCATATGCTTTTAATGTGTGGGCAGAAATTGCTGAACAGGCAGGGCATGCAGAGGTTGCAGCGGAATTCCGTCAGGATGCCAATCAGACGAATGCGACAGCGAATGAGTACCTGTGGGATGGGGACTGGTATGCCCGAGGCATTACGGATGACAATGTAGTGTTCGGTGTGAGCAAGGACGTGGAAGGACGCATCTATATCAATCCTCAGAGCTGGGCACTCATGAGCGGTGCTGCCGATCAGGAGAAACAGGAGAAGTTAATCCGCGCGGTAGAGGAGCAATTGGAGACGCCATATGGTGTCGAGAAACTCGCGCCGTCTTTCACAGCGATGCGGGAAGATGTAGGCCGTGTCACGCAGAAACATCCGGGAAGTGCAGAGAATGGTGCAGTGTACAACCACGCGGCAGCTTTCTATATTTATGCATTGTATCTGGTAGGAGAGAAGGAGAAAGCGTATCGTTTGCTGCGTAAAATGATTCCGGGGCCCGATGCCGAGGATATTCTCCAACGGGGTCAACTGCCTGTATTTATCCCAAATTATTATCGCGGAGCTTATCGTCAATTCCCACGTACAGCCGGGCGCTCCAGTCATTTGTTCAACACCGGCACAGTGCCTTGGGTGTATCGTTGCCTGATCGATGGATTGTTCGGCCTGCAAGGTCACGCACAAGGGCTTCAGGTTCGTCCGCAACTTCCTGAAGATTGGAACGAGGCGTCGGTCACGCGGTTGTTCCGCGGGGCTAAGCTGAACGTGAACATGAAGAAGGATGCAACAGTCCAGACGATTGAAGTGTATGTTGACGGTGAACGTATAGAAGGTGACATCATCAAGAATATCCAAGCTGGCGTGAATTATGAGGTGCTGGTGAAGCTGCCTTTGTAG
- a CDS encoding GNAT family N-acetyltransferase, with protein sequence MTHTTDTEHKTIEEISLNHWQPLSTLLYDGWVLRFAKGYTKRANSIQPIYYSTLDVHEKIEECERIYASNQLSTIFKITPFIQPDHLDQLLQDKGYAVVDLTRIQTRSLDDIKEPVHQAVQIDEKLTIAWLDHFCRLNKVNNLQRETTELMLNNIRTKAGFISLLLDGQVVACGFGVIERGYVGLYDIITDANFRNRGLAEQMILHLLHWAKENGATSSYLQVVANNAPAVKLYAKLGYSEVYSYWYRVKEWNKS encoded by the coding sequence ATGACTCATACAACGGATACAGAACACAAAACCATTGAAGAGATATCTCTTAACCACTGGCAGCCCTTGTCTACCTTGCTATATGACGGCTGGGTACTGCGTTTTGCCAAAGGGTATACCAAACGTGCCAATTCCATTCAACCCATCTACTACTCCACACTGGATGTGCATGAAAAAATTGAGGAATGTGAGCGTATCTATGCTTCCAATCAGTTAAGTACGATTTTCAAAATCACGCCGTTTATTCAGCCGGATCATCTCGACCAGCTTTTGCAGGACAAAGGGTATGCTGTTGTGGATCTGACTCGTATCCAGACTCGGAGTCTAGATGATATCAAAGAACCTGTGCACCAAGCTGTACAGATTGACGAAAAGTTGACCATAGCGTGGCTGGATCACTTTTGCCGACTGAACAAGGTGAATAATCTGCAACGGGAAACGACAGAACTTATGTTGAACAATATTCGCACAAAGGCAGGTTTCATCTCGCTGTTACTTGACGGGCAAGTCGTCGCTTGTGGATTTGGTGTAATCGAACGCGGCTATGTTGGGTTGTATGATATCATTACAGATGCTAACTTTCGGAATCGGGGACTTGCTGAACAGATGATCCTTCACCTCCTGCATTGGGCAAAAGAGAATGGCGCCACGTCCAGTTATCTGCAAGTTGTTGCAAATAATGCACCTGCGGTAAAGCTCTACGCCAAGCTTGGTTATTCGGAAGTATATAGCTACTGGTACAGAGTCAAAGAATGGAACAAGTCCTGA
- a CDS encoding SprT family zinc-dependent metalloprotease, whose translation MLTIEMQGHNINCHIEYGKRKKVSITMDLPYMVTIKAPNGTSEDMIRQLVEQHGDVILKKSALMQRALDGPQAKEYEDEGKGKFLLFGKEHALHELIPVEGLTEEELRANLRKFYFAECKRMIGERIGRYQQELKVKPRSIEIVDSPTKWGSCSWDKKLTFNYRLAMAPLEVIDYVIIHELCHIHHMNHDRSFWRRIGSIMPDYKTKEDYLMRNGRAMTL comes from the coding sequence ATGTTAACGATAGAGATGCAAGGCCATAACATTAACTGTCACATCGAATACGGCAAACGCAAGAAAGTTTCCATCACGATGGACTTGCCTTATATGGTAACGATCAAAGCACCCAATGGTACCAGTGAAGACATGATCCGGCAACTTGTGGAGCAGCATGGAGATGTGATTTTGAAGAAGTCCGCTCTGATGCAGCGGGCGCTCGATGGTCCTCAAGCCAAGGAATACGAAGACGAAGGCAAAGGGAAGTTTTTGCTTTTTGGCAAGGAACACGCATTACATGAATTAATTCCTGTAGAGGGACTTACAGAAGAAGAGCTGCGAGCGAATCTGAGGAAGTTTTATTTTGCCGAGTGTAAACGCATGATTGGGGAGCGCATCGGTCGTTATCAGCAGGAGTTGAAGGTGAAGCCGAGGTCGATAGAGATCGTGGATTCTCCCACGAAGTGGGGCAGTTGCAGCTGGGACAAAAAGCTGACGTTCAATTATCGCCTGGCGATGGCTCCACTGGAAGTGATCGATTATGTCATCATCCATGAACTTTGCCATATTCACCACATGAATCATGATCGCTCTTTCTGGCGACGGATCGGCAGCATCATGCCGGATTACAAAACAAAAGAAGATTATCTGATGCGAAATGGTCGGGCCATGACACTGTAA
- a CDS encoding DUF1801 domain-containing protein: protein MAESNHYSVLVDEYISEFAPDVQVRLQALRQIIREAAPNAEEKISYKMPTYAQHGNLVHFAAYQHHIGFYPAPSGILAFKEELSKYKGAKGSVQFPLDQPLPEDLIRRIVEFRVKENVEIALEKKRKKEASK from the coding sequence ATGGCTGAGAGTAACCATTATTCGGTGCTGGTAGATGAATATATCTCCGAGTTTGCACCCGATGTACAGGTGAGATTACAGGCGTTAAGACAGATAATTCGTGAAGCAGCTCCGAACGCCGAAGAGAAGATCAGTTACAAGATGCCTACGTATGCACAGCATGGGAATTTGGTTCATTTTGCCGCATACCAGCATCATATTGGCTTCTACCCTGCTCCCAGTGGAATTCTGGCGTTCAAGGAGGAACTCTCCAAGTATAAAGGGGCTAAGGGATCTGTGCAGTTTCCGCTGGATCAGCCATTGCCGGAGGATCTGATCCGCCGGATTGTGGAGTTTCGGGTGAAAGAAAATGTGGAGATCGCGCTGGAAAAGAAACGCAAAAAGGAAGCATCAAAGTAA